Proteins co-encoded in one Dendropsophus ebraccatus isolate aDenEbr1 chromosome 9, aDenEbr1.pat, whole genome shotgun sequence genomic window:
- the STRADB gene encoding STE20-related kinase adapter protein beta, whose protein sequence is MSCLDCSCLRRTPVKSISQSKESTTSIYPHWAGELPQCWIPPLLGGHEMPVRYNEANNYELQQELGKRFNNLTTIYLARHTPTGALVTVQLTDLDDCSDEHLQFLQNEAVMSSFFQHHSIMVSWKMFTVGTWLWVVNPFMAYGSASSLMKTYYPDGMSELLIANILYGTLKGLNYLHQNGYIHRSVKGSHILISEDGLVSLSGLGHLYSMVRRGESTKVAYDFPTFGTAMLPWLSPELLRQDLHGYNVKSDIYSLGITACELATGRVPFMDMHRTQMLLQKLKGPPQNPLYGNTFPCEDSPMKISRSGVDSGIGESVVAASMTQTMASERLRTPSPRTFSSALQNLVEICLQQDPEKRPSAGMLLSHPFFKQVREQTQDAIPSLLPSLAPHRKHSSVGSFPLIMKKYSYKTTDEAKEWTFH, encoded by the exons ATGTCTTGTCTG GACTGTTCCTGTCTGAGACGGACGCCTGTGAAATCAATAAGCCAAAGTAAAGAGTCGACTACAAGTATCTATCCACACTGG GCAGGTGAGCTGCCTCAGTGCTGGATTCCTCCTTTGCTGGGAGGACATGAGATGCCAGTACGATACAATGAAGCCAACAACTATGAACTTCAACAGGAACTTG GAAAAAGATTCAATAACTTAACTACAATCTACCTCGCTCGCCACACTCCTACTGGAGCTCTGGTTACAGTACAGCTCACAGATCTGGATGACTGTTCTGATGAACACCTTCAATTTTTGCAG AATGAAGCTGTTATGTCATCATTTTTTCAGCACCATAGCATTATGGTTTCTTGGAAAATGTTTACTGTTGGAACATGGCTTTGGGTTGTTAACCCTTTCATGGCATACG GTTCTGCCAGCAGTCTCATGAAGACTTATTATCCGGATGGCATGAGTGAACTTTTAATAGCAAACATTTTGTATGGAACGTTAAAAGGGTTAAATTATTTACACCAGAACGGATATATTCACAG GAGTGTGAAGGGGAGCCACATCCTCATCTCAGAAGATGGTCTTGTATCTCTGTCTGGGCTTGGTCACCTCTATAGTATGGTTAGAAGGGGTGAAAGTACTAAGGTGGCATATGATTTTCCTACTTTTGGCACTGCAATGCTTCCTTGGTTGAGTCCTGAGCTACTAAGACAG GACCTCCATGGATACAATGTGAAGTCGGACATATACAGCCTTGGGATTACTGCCTGTGAATTAGCTACTGGGCGTGTACCTTTCATGGACATGCACCGCACTCAG ATGCTGCTACAAAAATTGAAAGGTCCACCACAGAATCCTCTGTATGGTAACACTTTTCCCTGTGAAGATTCCCCTATGAAGATCTCCCGCTCAGGTGTGGATTCAGGTATCGGAGAGAGTGTTGTTGCTGCAAGCATGACTCAGACCATGGCTAGCGAAAGGCTGAGAACCCCCTCCCCTAGGACATTCTCATCCGCTCTACAAAACCTGGTGGAAATCTGCCTACAGCAAGATCCTGAGAAAAG ACCATCCGCTGGCATGTTACTGTCCCATCCATTTTTCAAGCAG GTAAGGGAGCAGACACAAGACGCCATACCCTCACTGCTGCCCTCTCTGGCACCACATCGGAAGCACAGTTCAGTTGGTTCATTTCCACTGATTATGAAGAAATACTCTTACAAAACTACAGATGAAGCTAAAGAATGGACATTTCATTGA